Proteins from a single region of Undibacterium sp. KW1:
- a CDS encoding PAS-domain containing protein, producing the protein MPGQVELSRIALYRAMVEQALDALLVMEGGVFIDCNPSAEKMFGFSREQLLSSAPVDLSAATQFDGQDSLVAANRYIELTLAGQPQRFEWASRRADGNLFTSEVALNLLEDHGRRCIIAAVRDISERKQAELKARKKNEKLRVLLENFPGGVSLIDENLRFVAWNEELLRMLDLPAALFEGRQPLVSEIFEANIRRGEYGEFSSASDEDKLAKLMAIIQSDKPYFYERIRSDGSIIEVRGVPVDGGGVVTTCLDVTAKRRIEIEFHKQSLFLKAVLEHMPQGLSVFDEQLKLYLWNQGFLDVLDYHPDAIYEGVPFEDLLRIMATRGEYGEGDIEELINTRLSLARQFQAHQFERVRPNAHTHLVQGRPIHENGKLQGFVTTYTDITELKKVQTALSKANALLEQNITERTTELRHTQDDLMRSEKLAAMGALVASVAHELNTPIGNSLLTASTLRARTREFAQKISDGNIRRSDLTAYLQTAQHASELIEHGLNNAADLVASFKQVAVDQASSKRRRFQLNKVCHDVIATMMAKIRQAGLQISVDIPEHIELDSFPGPLDQVICNLIDNAILHAFEGKPDGQICISATMLGQDRVELRFDDNGVGIPAENLGRVFDPFFTTKLGQGGTGLGMNIVYNIVTSLLGGDMRIESEEGAGTSFIMQIPLVATVNDTGPAD; encoded by the coding sequence ATGCCAGGCCAAGTGGAATTATCCAGAATTGCTCTATACCGCGCCATGGTAGAGCAAGCTTTGGATGCGTTGCTGGTCATGGAAGGTGGTGTTTTCATTGACTGCAATCCCAGTGCCGAGAAAATGTTTGGCTTTTCAAGAGAGCAATTACTTTCCAGTGCGCCTGTGGATTTATCTGCTGCCACACAATTTGACGGCCAGGATTCCCTGGTTGCCGCCAACCGTTACATCGAGCTTACCCTGGCGGGGCAGCCCCAGCGCTTTGAATGGGCTTCACGCCGGGCTGATGGTAATTTATTCACTTCTGAAGTAGCTTTAAACCTTCTTGAAGACCATGGCAGGCGATGCATTATTGCTGCGGTACGTGATATTTCTGAACGCAAGCAGGCCGAGCTGAAGGCGCGCAAGAAAAATGAAAAGCTGCGCGTTTTACTTGAAAATTTTCCCGGCGGCGTCTCCCTGATTGATGAAAATCTCAGGTTCGTCGCCTGGAATGAAGAATTATTGCGCATGCTGGATTTGCCCGCCGCGCTGTTCGAGGGCAGGCAGCCGCTAGTCAGCGAGATATTCGAGGCCAATATCAGGCGCGGGGAATATGGTGAATTCAGCAGTGCCAGCGATGAAGATAAGCTGGCCAAGCTCATGGCCATCATACAAAGTGACAAGCCCTATTTCTATGAGCGTATACGTTCTGATGGCAGCATCATTGAAGTGCGTGGTGTCCCGGTAGATGGTGGGGGCGTAGTTACGACTTGTCTCGACGTGACAGCCAAACGCCGTATAGAAATCGAATTCCACAAACAGTCATTATTCCTCAAGGCAGTGCTGGAACACATGCCTCAGGGCCTGAGCGTGTTTGATGAACAACTGAAACTGTATTTATGGAACCAGGGCTTCCTCGACGTGCTTGACTATCATCCTGATGCGATCTACGAGGGCGTGCCATTTGAAGATTTATTGCGCATCATGGCGACGCGTGGTGAGTATGGTGAAGGTGATATAGAAGAACTCATCAATACCCGCCTGAGCCTGGCAAGACAGTTTCAGGCCCACCAGTTTGAGCGCGTAAGGCCAAATGCCCACACCCATCTGGTGCAAGGCAGGCCCATTCATGAAAACGGCAAGCTGCAGGGCTTTGTCACCACTTATACCGATATTACTGAACTCAAAAAAGTACAGACCGCCTTGTCGAAAGCCAATGCGCTGCTGGAACAGAATATCACAGAGCGCACGACCGAACTGCGCCATACCCAGGATGATCTGATGCGCAGTGAGAAACTGGCTGCCATGGGGGCACTGGTAGCCAGTGTTGCACATGAACTTAATACACCTATCGGTAACAGCCTGCTGACTGCCAGTACCCTGCGTGCGAGAACCCGGGAGTTCGCCCAGAAAATAAGTGATGGCAATATCCGTCGCTCTGACCTCACAGCCTATCTCCAGACCGCGCAACATGCCAGTGAGCTCATCGAACATGGCTTGAACAATGCGGCTGACCTGGTGGCCAGTTTCAAGCAAGTGGCAGTAGATCAGGCCAGTTCCAAGCGCCGCCGTTTTCAGCTCAACAAGGTTTGCCATGATGTGATTGCCACCATGATGGCCAAGATACGCCAGGCGGGTCTGCAGATCAGTGTGGATATCCCTGAGCATATAGAGCTAGACAGCTTCCCAGGCCCACTGGACCAGGTGATCTGTAACCTGATTGACAATGCCATCCTGCATGCCTTTGAAGGCAAGCCTGATGGCCAGATCTGTATCAGTGCCACCATGCTCGGGCAGGACAGGGTAGAACTGCGTTTTGACGATAATGGTGTCGGCATACCTGCAGAAAACCTGGGCCGCGTATTTGATCCCTTCTTCACTACCAAGCTGGGGCAGGGCGGTACCGGGCTGGGCATGAATATCGTCTATAACATCGTCACCAGCCTGCTGGGAGGTGACATGCGCATAGAAAGTGAAGAGGGGGCAGGTACCAGTTTCATCATGCAAATCCCCCTGGTCGCAACTGTCAATGACACAGGGCCTGCTGACTAA
- a CDS encoding zinc ribbon domain-containing protein YjdM, whose amino-acid sequence MSQFPACPVCSMENTYPDGDNYICADCAHEWPMQAAAVADDSDDRIVRDANGNVLADGDAVVLIKDLKVKGSSTTLKMGSKVKSIRLVSGDHEVDCKMDAGNFMLKACYLKKV is encoded by the coding sequence ATGTCTCAATTCCCAGCTTGCCCAGTCTGCTCCATGGAAAACACCTATCCTGACGGCGATAATTACATTTGTGCCGATTGCGCACATGAATGGCCTATGCAGGCTGCCGCTGTTGCTGACGACAGTGATGATCGCATAGTCAGGGATGCCAACGGTAACGTGCTGGCAGATGGCGATGCTGTCGTCCTCATCAAGGACCTTAAAGTCAAAGGCTCATCTACTACCCTGAAGATGGGCAGCAAGGTCAAAAGCATACGTCTGGTCAGCGGCGACCATGAAGTCGATTGTAAAATGGATGCAGGCAATTTCATGTTGAAAGCCTGTTACCTCAAAAAGGTCTGA
- a CDS encoding SGNH/GDSL hydrolase family protein, with protein MRHILVYGDSMSWGLIPTTRKRLNFEERWPGVLEIALNSADKHVRVVEDCLNGRRTVWEDPFKPGRNGSQGLAQRIETLTPLSLVVVMLGVNDFQSMHQNNAWLSAQGLAVIINTIRQAPVEPGMQIPPILIVAPPMPYDPKGMIAPKFVGCEEKCEGLAEAYKEVAAAAGCHFFDAGSVVTCSEYDGVHLDADQHLILGWELVGVVSSILK; from the coding sequence ATGCGGCACATACTGGTCTATGGCGATTCCATGTCCTGGGGCTTGATCCCGACAACACGCAAGCGCCTGAATTTTGAAGAGCGCTGGCCTGGTGTGCTTGAGATAGCTTTGAATAGCGCCGACAAGCATGTGCGTGTGGTCGAAGATTGCCTGAATGGCCGCCGCACTGTCTGGGAAGACCCGTTCAAGCCAGGTCGCAATGGCTCGCAAGGTCTGGCGCAACGCATAGAGACCCTGACCCCCTTGTCGCTGGTAGTCGTCATGCTCGGTGTGAATGATTTCCAGTCCATGCATCAGAATAATGCCTGGTTGTCTGCGCAGGGCCTGGCCGTCATCATCAATACCATACGCCAGGCACCGGTAGAGCCGGGTATGCAAATCCCGCCCATACTCATCGTCGCACCACCCATGCCGTATGACCCCAAGGGCATGATAGCGCCCAAGTTTGTCGGTTGCGAAGAAAAGTGCGAAGGTCTGGCCGAAGCTTATAAAGAAGTAGCAGCCGCTGCAGGCTGCCATTTCTTTGATGCAGGCAGTGTCGTGACATGCAGCGAATATGATGGCGTGCACCTGGATGCAGACCAGCATCTTATCCTGGGCTGGGAACTGGTCGGTGTCGTTTCTTCTATCTTGAAATAG
- a CDS encoding nuclear transport factor 2 family protein: protein MNADLHAIQNLLARFANSFDLKDWDALCNCLSDTIYTDYSDLRGTPPEQMSNQRYAELRRIALQDLQTHHLSGNTEIELNDAAANAKVSSIIFRKNKDGQTLHTHCLYQFGLSKSSGQWLINSIVQKVFWSDGQTAIHAGIVK, encoded by the coding sequence ATGAACGCTGATTTGCATGCCATACAAAACCTGCTGGCAAGGTTTGCCAACAGCTTTGACCTCAAGGACTGGGATGCACTGTGCAACTGCCTCAGCGATACGATATATACGGATTACTCAGATTTACGCGGTACCCCACCAGAGCAGATGAGCAATCAGCGCTATGCAGAATTACGCCGCATCGCCCTGCAAGACTTGCAGACCCATCATCTGAGCGGCAATACTGAAATTGAATTGAACGATGCTGCTGCAAACGCAAAAGTCTCTAGCATTATTTTTCGCAAGAATAAAGACGGCCAGACCCTGCATACGCATTGCCTGTATCAATTTGGCTTGAGTAAATCCAGTGGGCAATGGCTGATCAATTCCATAGTCCAGAAAGTATTCTGGAGTGATGGCCAGACTGCGATACATGCCGGTATCGTCAAATAA